The following proteins are co-located in the Lagenorhynchus albirostris chromosome 2, mLagAlb1.1, whole genome shotgun sequence genome:
- the GABRD gene encoding gamma-aminobutyric acid receptor subunit delta, translating to MPLGAGSGDVLGSGSPAAPVLSAVPVLNPRRRAGRGRQSRSQFAPRPPELAGCLPEWVAFRGCRHPRLPGEAVPAAPASPSPPVSTIVVVFALPPHPFAAAEAATLSQASFMVGAALALASVPLSVCEALAQDRAMNDIGDYVGSNLEISWLPNLDGLIEGYARNFRPGIGGPPVNVALAIEVASIDHISEANMEYTMTVFLHQSWRDSRLSYNHTNETLGLDSRFVDKLWLPDTFIVNAKSAWFHDVTVENKLIRLQPDGVILYSIRITSTVACDMDLAKYPMDEQECMLHLESYGYSSEDIVYYWSENQGQIHGLDRLQLAQFTITSYRFTTELMNFKSAGQFPRLSLHVHLRRNRGVYIIQSYMPSILLVAMSWVSFWISQAAVPARVSLGITTVLTMTTLMVSARSSLPRASAIKALDVYFWICYVFVFAALVEYAFAHFNADYRKKQKAKVKVKEQRVEMDVKNAIVLFSLSAAGVTQELAASRRQCRAPGNLMGSYRSVEVETEETKKQGAQGGLRALFKPIDADTIDIYARAVFPAAFAAVNVIYWAAYAM from the exons CGGCCGCCCGAGCTCGCCGGCTGCCTCCCCGAGTGGGTGGCCTTCCGGGGCTGCCGGCACCCCCGTCTCCCTGGAGAAGCTGTGCCCGCGGCTCCTGCCTCGCCCTCACCTCCCGTGAGCACGATCGTCGTGGTGTTCGCCTTG CCCCCGCATCCCTTCGCAGCTGCAGAAGCGGCCACCTTGTCCCAG GCGAGCTTCATGGTGGGCGCTGCCCTTGCCCTTGCCTCTGTGCCCCTGAGCGTGTGTGAGGCCCTGGCCCAGGACAG GGCAATGAATGACATTGGCGACTATGTCGGCTCCAACCTGGAAATATCCTGGCTCCCCAACCTGGACGGCTTGATAGAGGGCTACGCCCGCAACTTCCGGCCTGGCATCGGAG GCCCCCCTGTGAACGTGGCACTCGCCATCGAGGTGGCCAGCATCGACCACATCTCTGAGGCGAACATG GAGTACACCATGACGGTGTTTCTGCATCAGAGCTGGCGCGACAGCAGGCTGTCCTACAACCACACCAACGAGACTCTGGGCCTGGACAGCCGCTTCGTGGACAAGCTGTGGCTCCCTGACACCTTCATCGTGAACGCCAAGTCCGCCTGGTTCCACGATGTGACGGTGGAGAACAAGCTCATCCGGCTGCAGCCCGACGGGGTGATTCTCTACAGCATCCG AATCACCTCCACGGTGGCCTGCGACATGGACCTGGCCAAGTACCCCATGGACGAGCAGGAGTGCATGCTGCACCTGGAGAGCT ACGGCTACTCGTCCGAGGACATCGTCTACTACTGGTCCGAAAACCAGGGGCAGATCCACGGGCTGGACAGGCTGCAGCTGGCCCAGTTCACCATCACCAGCTACCGCTTCACCACGGAGCTGATGAACTTCAAATCGG CCGGCCAGTTCCCCCGGCTCAGCCTGCACGTCCACCTCCGGAGGAACCGGGGCGTCTACATCATCCAGTCCTACATGCCCTCCATCCTCCTGGTCGCCATGTCCTGGGTCTCCTTCTGGATTAGCCAGGCCGCAGTGCCCGCCAGGGTGTCTCTAG GCATCACCACGGTGCTGACCATGACCACGCTGATGGTCAGTGCCCGCTCCTCCCTGCCGCGGGCGTCGGCCATCAAGGCGCTGGACGTGTACTTCTGGATCTGCTACGTCTTTGTGTTTGCCGCCCTGGTGGAGTACGCCTTCGCCCACTTCAACGCTGACTACCGGAAGAAGCAAAAGGCCAAGGTCAAGGTCAAGGAGCAGAGGGTCGag atGGACGTGAAGAATGCCATCGTGCTCTTCTCCCTTTCGGCCGCGGGCGTCACCCAGGAGCTGGCCGCGTCCCGCCGGCAGTGCCGCGCGCCCGGGAACCTCATGGGTTCCTACAGGTCGGTGGAGGTGGAGACAGAGGAGACGAAGAAACAGGGGGCCCAGGGGGGCCTCCGTGCGCTTTTCAAGCCCATCGACGCGGACACCATTGACATCTACGCCCGTGCCGTGTTCCCCGCGGCCTTCGCCGCCGTCAACGTCATCTACTGGGCCGCGTACGCCATGTGA